Proteins found in one Desulfovibrio porci genomic segment:
- a CDS encoding bacteriohemerythrin — protein MVNASFFLLICGLLAGAATALAPGAPLDRLLPLLALLLGGCGLVMLYRALLVPAKKLERDLRGMNADTPRARDAAYGALRPVAEAVSAHTAELRRKRAQARRDAEDAAQSLEEWREKYNLMLAGQQLIRENLADSAKRTRALSGELSRLLRAMSETAPDAAPDSHATLSRRARGANTLVEQFLKKFDSDLEFLNSCLSQVEKFTDGAQTGRQTALQPANDGIVVWSDALSTGVPAIDGQHKLLLSYINKLHRAIRNGRDEKTLLEVLDALAGYAFTHFNTEEIFFCHSDYPDANRHIQIHEQFKAKVMEFRDAVSDGKANVDMEVLDFLKNWLIEHIQGMDVAFAPYLAKIADGDRP, from the coding sequence ATGGTGAACGCTTCTTTTTTTCTGCTGATTTGCGGCCTGCTGGCGGGCGCGGCCACGGCTCTGGCGCCCGGCGCTCCCTTGGACCGGCTGCTGCCCCTTCTGGCCCTGCTGCTCGGCGGTTGCGGCCTGGTCATGCTGTACCGGGCGCTCCTGGTCCCGGCCAAAAAACTGGAACGGGACCTGCGCGGGATGAATGCCGACACGCCCCGGGCCCGCGACGCCGCCTACGGCGCGTTGCGCCCCGTGGCGGAAGCCGTGTCCGCTCATACGGCGGAATTGCGGCGCAAGCGGGCTCAGGCCCGGCGGGACGCCGAGGATGCGGCCCAATCACTGGAGGAATGGCGGGAAAAATATAACCTGATGTTGGCCGGGCAGCAGTTGATCCGGGAAAATCTGGCGGACAGCGCCAAACGCACGCGCGCGCTTTCCGGCGAACTGTCCCGCCTTTTGCGCGCCATGTCCGAAACCGCGCCGGACGCGGCCCCGGACAGCCACGCGACGCTCTCACGCCGCGCGCGCGGCGCGAATACGCTGGTTGAGCAATTTTTGAAAAAATTCGACAGCGACCTGGAATTTCTCAATTCCTGCCTGTCTCAGGTGGAAAAATTCACCGACGGCGCGCAAACGGGACGGCAGACAGCTCTCCAGCCCGCCAACGACGGCATTGTTGTCTGGTCGGACGCGCTGTCCACCGGCGTGCCGGCCATTGACGGGCAGCACAAGCTGCTGCTGTCCTACATCAACAAGCTGCACCGGGCCATCCGGAACGGCAGGGACGAAAAGACCCTTCTGGAAGTGCTGGACGCTCTGGCGGGCTATGCTTTCACCCATTTCAACACTGAGGAAATCTTTTTCTGTCACTCCGACTACCCGGACGCGAACCGGCACATCCAGATTCACGAGCAGTTCAAGGCCAAAGTCATGGAGTTCCGCGACGCGGTTTCGGACGGCAAGGCCAATGTGGATATGGAAGTGCTGGATTTTCTGAAAAACTGGCTTATTGAGCACATTCAGGGCATGGACGTCGCCTTTGCGCCCTATCTGGCCAAGATTGCGGACGGTGATCGGCCCTGA
- the nrdG gene encoding anaerobic ribonucleoside-triphosphate reductase activating protein, which yields MPEHGIASTMPDRTRLRLSGIVEESIVDGPGLRFVLFTQGCPHGCKGCHNPETHDREGGFVRDVEGILAQYDENPLLAGVTFSGGEPFLQAGALCAVAERVRARGGDVVTYTGYTYEVLLARTERGNEPDIARLLELTDLLIDGPYVEALRDLELLFRGSSNQRLLDRKQRRALAAGKGRNVA from the coding sequence ATGCCTGAACACGGCATCGCTTCCACAATGCCGGACCGGACGCGGTTGCGTCTGTCCGGCATTGTGGAGGAATCCATTGTGGACGGCCCGGGCCTGCGCTTCGTGCTCTTTACCCAAGGCTGTCCACACGGCTGCAAGGGCTGCCATAATCCGGAAACGCACGACCGGGAGGGCGGTTTTGTCCGTGACGTGGAGGGAATCCTCGCGCAATACGACGAAAATCCGCTTCTGGCCGGCGTCACTTTTTCCGGCGGCGAACCCTTTCTCCAGGCCGGGGCGCTCTGCGCCGTGGCCGAAAGAGTCCGTGCCAGGGGCGGTGACGTGGTCACCTATACCGGCTATACTTATGAAGTCCTGCTGGCGCGGACGGAACGCGGCAATGAGCCGGACATCGCCCGCCTGCTGGAATTGACCGACCTGCTTATCGACGGGCCATATGTGGAAGCGTTGCGGGATCTGGAACTGCTCTTTCGAGGCAGCTCCAATCAACGGCTGCTGGACAGGAAGCAACGGCGCGCGCTGGCCGCCGGGAAAGGCCGAAACGTGGCCTGA
- the nrdD gene encoding anaerobic ribonucleoside-triphosphate reductase, translated as MLMESRLFEETKVKQKMVGQGVGFERIRRITGYLVGTLDRFNNAKRAEEHDRVRHA; from the coding sequence ATGCTGATGGAATCACGCTTGTTTGAGGAAACGAAAGTGAAACAGAAAATGGTGGGCCAGGGCGTGGGCTTTGAGCGCATCCGCCGGATCACCGGTTATCTGGTGGGCACCCTGGACCGCTTCAATAACGCCAAGCGCGCCGAGGAGCACGACCGGGTCCGGCATGCCTGA
- a CDS encoding anaerobic ribonucleoside triphosphate reductase, whose protein sequence is MPATIIKRDGASVPFDSVKILNAITKANQAVGGEDMSPTDLLFVTEKVCKKLDERNLCSVEEIQDVVEESLIQYDYAKTAKAYILYRAEHAKMRNAESYLMDIYKKLTYSPAIREDIKRENANIDGDTAMGTMLKYGSEGSKFFIDNYILPKDASAAHGNGDIHIHDKDFYMLTETCCQIDLIPLFRNGFSTGHGYLREPNSIESYSALACIAIQANQNEMHGGQSVPHFDFAMAPGVAKTYAKEYRKAFCACLRIAGGLDAASAETLAGELLEAAGLSPAVAIDEAGAEALARALAEHASAQWRELAGRAHTYAVEEALGNTDRRVYQAMEALIHNLNTMNSRAGAQVPFSSINYGTDVSAEGRMVMKNLLLATQAGLGNGETSIFPVQIFKVKEGVNYNPGDPNYDLFKLAMETSAKRLFPNFSFLDAPFNLQYYKNGDYNSEVAYMGCRTRVLGNVHDPERQVTCGRGNLSFTSVNLPRLGLEAHGDVEKFYALLDDKIDLVFRQLLHRLKIQSAKKVRNYPFLMGNGIWLDSGKLDWDDSIGEVLKHGTLTVGFIGLAEALKALLGVHHGESEEAQKLGLEIIGHMRRRADDEAERTGLNFSLIATPAESLSGRFVALDRERYGSIPGVTDRDYYTNSFHVPVYYPIKAFKKIQLEAPYHAMTNAGHITYVELDGDTCKNLQAFERIIRYMHDQGVGYGSINHPLDRDPVCGYTGVIDDVCPRCGRREGEGVSLETLRELRRKFPQTPKWE, encoded by the coding sequence ATGCCCGCCACTATCATTAAACGGGACGGCGCGTCCGTGCCCTTTGATTCCGTCAAGATTCTCAACGCCATCACCAAGGCCAATCAGGCCGTGGGCGGCGAAGACATGTCCCCCACGGACCTGCTCTTCGTTACGGAAAAAGTCTGCAAAAAGCTGGACGAGCGCAATCTCTGCAGCGTGGAGGAAATCCAGGATGTGGTGGAAGAAAGCCTGATCCAGTACGATTACGCCAAAACCGCCAAGGCCTATATTCTTTACCGCGCCGAGCACGCCAAGATGCGCAACGCGGAATCCTATCTCATGGATATTTATAAAAAATTGACGTACTCCCCGGCCATCCGGGAGGACATCAAGCGGGAGAACGCCAATATCGACGGCGATACGGCCATGGGCACCATGCTCAAATACGGCTCCGAGGGCTCCAAGTTTTTCATCGACAACTACATCCTGCCCAAGGACGCCTCGGCCGCGCACGGCAATGGCGACATTCACATCCATGACAAAGATTTCTACATGCTCACGGAAACCTGCTGCCAGATTGACCTGATCCCGCTGTTCAGAAACGGGTTCTCCACCGGGCACGGCTATCTGCGCGAGCCCAATTCCATTGAAAGCTATTCGGCCCTGGCCTGCATCGCCATTCAGGCCAACCAGAATGAAATGCACGGCGGCCAGAGCGTGCCGCATTTTGATTTCGCCATGGCGCCCGGCGTGGCCAAAACCTACGCCAAGGAATACCGCAAGGCTTTCTGCGCCTGTCTGCGTATCGCGGGCGGCCTGGACGCCGCCTCGGCCGAGACGCTGGCCGGGGAACTGCTGGAGGCCGCCGGTCTGAGCCCGGCCGTCGCCATTGACGAGGCCGGGGCCGAGGCGCTGGCCCGCGCCCTGGCTGAGCACGCGTCCGCGCAGTGGCGGGAGTTGGCCGGGCGCGCCCACACGTATGCCGTGGAGGAAGCCCTGGGCAATACGGACCGCCGCGTGTATCAGGCCATGGAGGCGCTGATTCACAATCTGAACACCATGAATTCCCGGGCCGGAGCCCAGGTGCCGTTCAGTTCCATCAACTACGGCACGGACGTCTCCGCCGAGGGCCGCATGGTTATGAAAAACCTGCTCCTGGCCACCCAGGCGGGCCTGGGCAACGGCGAAACCTCCATTTTTCCGGTGCAGATTTTCAAGGTCAAGGAAGGGGTCAACTACAATCCCGGCGATCCCAACTACGATCTGTTCAAACTGGCCATGGAGACTTCGGCCAAACGCCTCTTCCCCAATTTCAGCTTCCTCGACGCGCCGTTCAACTTGCAGTATTACAAGAACGGCGATTACAATAGCGAAGTGGCCTATATGGGCTGCCGCACGCGCGTGCTGGGCAACGTGCACGACCCGGAGCGCCAGGTGACCTGCGGGCGCGGAAATTTGAGCTTTACCTCCGTGAACCTGCCGCGTCTGGGCCTGGAGGCCCACGGCGACGTGGAGAAATTTTACGCCCTGCTGGACGACAAGATTGATCTGGTCTTCCGCCAGTTGCTGCACCGGCTCAAGATCCAGAGCGCCAAGAAGGTGCGCAATTATCCCTTCCTCATGGGCAACGGCATCTGGCTGGATTCCGGCAAACTGGACTGGGACGACAGCATCGGCGAGGTGCTCAAGCACGGCACCCTGACTGTGGGCTTCATCGGCCTGGCCGAGGCCCTCAAGGCCCTGCTGGGCGTGCACCACGGCGAGAGCGAAGAGGCCCAGAAGCTGGGCCTGGAGATCATCGGGCACATGCGACGCCGCGCCGACGATGAGGCGGAAAGGACCGGCCTGAATTTCTCGCTTATCGCCACTCCGGCGGAAAGCCTGAGCGGGCGCTTCGTGGCTCTGGACCGGGAGCGCTACGGCAGCATTCCCGGCGTCACGGACCGCGACTATTACACCAATTCCTTCCACGTGCCGGTCTACTATCCCATCAAGGCCTTTAAAAAGATCCAGCTGGAAGCGCCCTACCATGCCATGACCAATGCCGGACACATCACCTATGTGGAACTGGACGGCGATACCTGCAAAAATCTGCAGGCCTTTGAGCGGATCATCCGGTACATGCACGATCAGGGCGTGGGCTACGGCTCCATCAACCATCCGCTGGACCGTGACCCCGTCTGCGGCTATACGGGCGTCATCGACGACGTCTGCCCGCGTTGCGGCCGCCGCGAGGGCGAGGGCGTGAGCCTGGAAACGCTGCGGGAACTGCGCAGGAAATTTCCGCAGACCCCCAAATGGGAATGA
- a CDS encoding peptide synthetase, producing MSHCLWRPDIAAALEYVRDRAIPVSLTYDGRPREAGPLLCLVTFTARDITVLSMAETPLPAELSGGECRIYFKPDMEAEPEEIPEDGEERGKHSGPRHGFYCSCRVREVRRDARNRLTEIIVKTPFRFLWRELRRHERLRVRPGMLNKFRFWFAPMLPEQRGQVQVYMSHYSRELEQQIQLIDVSAGGAFVRLVNYELLHAMDITQDTLCLLYLDCNGPEGVFRKFFLAASSTAVCRNKKDTALNLHLRFVRYLSATRRDETLDWRPVGEEGAPGLAFWIESQLGREAGGAAE from the coding sequence ATGTCTCACTGCCTCTGGCGTCCCGATATTGCCGCCGCCCTGGAATACGTGCGCGACCGAGCCATTCCGGTCAGTCTCACCTATGACGGACGCCCGCGCGAGGCTGGGCCGCTGCTCTGCCTCGTGACCTTCACTGCTCGCGACATCACGGTTCTGAGCATGGCGGAAACCCCGCTTCCCGCTGAACTGAGCGGCGGGGAATGCCGGATCTATTTCAAGCCGGACATGGAAGCCGAGCCGGAAGAAATCCCGGAGGACGGGGAAGAGCGCGGCAAACACAGCGGGCCGCGCCATGGGTTTTACTGCTCCTGCCGAGTGCGGGAGGTGCGGCGCGATGCCCGGAACCGGTTGACGGAGATCATCGTCAAGACGCCGTTCCGTTTTTTGTGGCGGGAACTGCGCCGCCATGAGCGGCTGCGCGTGCGGCCGGGCATGCTCAATAAATTCCGCTTCTGGTTCGCGCCCATGCTGCCGGAACAGCGCGGTCAGGTGCAGGTCTACATGAGCCACTACAGCCGGGAATTGGAGCAACAGATACAATTGATCGACGTTTCCGCCGGCGGCGCCTTCGTGCGGCTGGTCAATTACGAACTGCTTCATGCCATGGACATTACTCAGGATACGCTCTGCCTGCTTTATCTGGACTGCAACGGGCCGGAAGGCGTCTTCCGCAAATTTTTCCTGGCCGCCAGCAGTACGGCCGTCTGCCGCAATAAAAAAGATACGGCCCTGAACCTGCATCTGCGTTTTGTGCGCTATCTGTCCGCAACGCGTCGGGATGAAACTCTGGACTGGCGGCCTGTGGGTGAGGAGGGCGCGCCCGGCCTGGCTTTCTGGATAGAAAGCCAGCTCGGCAGGGAAGCGGGCGGCGCGGCGGAATAG
- a CDS encoding M16 family metallopeptidase — MRHIVSLFILTLFIAISTSAATAATPARAASAAERLVRLPNGLTVYILRDARFPLVCTRLYVRTGSANEEPGHAGISHLLEHMVFKGTEHRPKGQVARDVEALGGYLNAATSFDKTWYMTDMPAAHWRTGMDVVKDMAFQAQLDPKELEAEKNVVISELQRGEDSPMRKLYENLQVAGLKNTPYGRPIIGYVDTIKAVTAQDLRDYVKRWYQPRNMLLLVAGDIEPDAVLAYAQKLFGGLKNSGDLPVPQPLDLTDAAGGPRVEVSRGPWNKVYLGIALPAPGLRDLRSVELDVLSYLLGGDGTSAFYRKYKYEKQLVDSISVDNMSLARAGLLTITAQLDPGKLEIFWRELTGDLAKLTAKDFSADAVRRAKFNLEDGMDRAGETLNGLASWKGAIQFDLGGEQAERNLRFTQRNVDESQLQNAIARWLAPEQARVRVLAPEGAALPDLDAILQKNWPAGSGAQKTSTAETSAGKREVVQLGQGRTLILIPDATVPYISLDLMLPGGQALLKPEQQGLADLTARLLTDGSGKLDAQGVERYFAERAAAISARAGLQTFGISLTGPSRFNADYFSVLADVFSKPRFEAKELRREVENMKSAIRQRADRPLAYMFAKLNPFLYPGGQSYGFDGLGTPQSLDGFDRKDVQAFWTRQSGQPWVLSVAGSFEREAVLAFARSLPAPERRDFAVPAPVWGRDRTLNLNLPGRNQAHLLQLFKTVPPTHPDAPALMLLQAVLSGQSGLLFSSLRDEQGLGYTVTAFNRSMPETGFMAFYIGTTPDKVEQARKGFAGIIAELKAKPLPKALLAAGSNRLLGEYLRDRQSLADRAGEAATDAVLRYPQDFQKQLLDKAAALTPADVQAVARKYLEPANAYEVTLLP, encoded by the coding sequence ATGCGACATATCGTTTCTCTGTTCATTCTGACGCTGTTCATAGCCATAAGCACGTCGGCGGCTACGGCGGCAACGCCGGCGCGGGCCGCTTCCGCCGCCGAGCGTCTGGTCCGGCTGCCCAACGGACTCACCGTATATATCCTCAGGGACGCGCGCTTTCCCCTGGTCTGCACCCGTCTGTACGTGCGCACGGGCTCGGCCAATGAAGAGCCGGGCCATGCGGGCATCAGTCATCTGCTGGAGCACATGGTTTTCAAAGGCACGGAACACCGGCCCAAAGGGCAGGTGGCCCGCGACGTGGAGGCTCTGGGCGGCTACCTCAACGCGGCCACCAGCTTCGACAAGACCTGGTACATGACCGACATGCCCGCCGCCCACTGGCGCACGGGCATGGACGTGGTCAAGGATATGGCCTTTCAAGCCCAGCTGGATCCCAAGGAGCTGGAAGCCGAAAAAAACGTGGTCATTTCCGAGCTTCAGCGTGGCGAGGATTCGCCCATGCGCAAGCTCTATGAAAACCTTCAGGTGGCGGGGCTCAAAAATACGCCCTACGGCCGTCCGATCATCGGCTATGTGGACACCATCAAGGCGGTTACGGCCCAGGATCTGCGCGATTACGTCAAGCGCTGGTATCAGCCCCGCAATATGCTCTTGCTGGTGGCCGGCGACATTGAGCCGGACGCGGTGCTGGCCTATGCCCAGAAGCTTTTCGGCGGTCTGAAGAACAGCGGGGATCTGCCCGTGCCCCAGCCCCTGGACCTGACTGATGCGGCGGGCGGCCCGCGTGTGGAAGTGAGCCGCGGCCCCTGGAACAAGGTCTATCTGGGCATCGCCCTTCCCGCGCCCGGCCTGCGCGACCTACGTTCCGTGGAATTGGACGTGCTGAGCTATCTGCTGGGCGGCGACGGCACCTCGGCCTTCTACCGCAAGTATAAATATGAAAAGCAGTTGGTAGACAGCATCAGCGTTGACAATATGAGTCTGGCCCGCGCGGGCCTGCTGACCATCACCGCCCAGCTGGATCCCGGCAAGCTGGAGATCTTCTGGCGGGAATTGACCGGAGATCTGGCCAAACTCACGGCAAAGGACTTCAGCGCCGATGCCGTGCGCCGGGCCAAGTTCAATCTGGAGGACGGCATGGACCGGGCCGGGGAAACCCTCAACGGTCTGGCCTCCTGGAAGGGCGCCATCCAGTTTGATCTGGGCGGAGAGCAGGCGGAGCGCAATCTGCGTTTCACCCAGCGCAATGTGGATGAAAGCCAGTTGCAGAACGCCATTGCCCGCTGGCTTGCGCCGGAACAGGCGCGGGTGCGCGTGCTTGCGCCGGAAGGCGCGGCCCTGCCGGACCTGGACGCCATACTACAAAAGAACTGGCCCGCCGGGAGCGGTGCGCAAAAGACCTCCACGGCCGAAACGAGCGCCGGAAAACGCGAAGTGGTCCAGTTGGGACAGGGCCGCACCCTGATCCTGATTCCCGACGCCACGGTGCCCTATATCTCCCTTGATCTGATGCTGCCCGGCGGCCAGGCCCTGCTCAAGCCCGAACAGCAGGGCCTGGCCGACCTGACCGCGCGCCTGCTCACCGACGGCAGCGGCAAACTGGACGCCCAGGGCGTGGAGCGCTATTTCGCGGAGCGCGCGGCCGCCATTTCCGCCAGAGCGGGCTTGCAGACCTTTGGCATCTCCCTGACCGGGCCGTCACGCTTCAATGCCGACTATTTCAGCGTCCTGGCCGACGTGTTCTCCAAACCGCGCTTTGAGGCCAAGGAACTGCGGCGCGAGGTGGAGAACATGAAATCCGCCATCCGCCAGCGCGCGGACAGGCCCCTGGCCTATATGTTCGCTAAGCTGAATCCTTTTCTCTATCCCGGCGGGCAGTCCTACGGCTTTGACGGTCTGGGCACGCCGCAGAGTCTGGACGGCTTTGACCGCAAGGACGTGCAGGCTTTCTGGACCCGGCAGTCCGGCCAGCCGTGGGTGCTCTCCGTGGCGGGCAGTTTTGAGCGCGAGGCCGTGCTGGCTTTCGCCCGGAGCCTGCCCGCGCCTGAAAGGCGGGACTTTGCCGTGCCCGCGCCCGTCTGGGGTCGGGATAGAACTCTGAACCTGAATCTGCCAGGCCGCAACCAGGCCCATCTGTTGCAGCTCTTCAAGACCGTACCGCCCACCCACCCGGACGCGCCCGCCCTGATGTTGCTGCAGGCCGTGCTGTCGGGCCAGAGTGGTCTGTTGTTCAGCAGCCTGCGCGACGAACAGGGGCTGGGCTATACCGTGACCGCCTTTAACCGCAGCATGCCGGAGACGGGCTTCATGGCCTTCTACATCGGCACCACGCCGGACAAGGTGGAACAGGCCCGCAAGGGTTTCGCCGGCATCATTGCCGAACTCAAGGCCAAACCCCTGCCCAAGGCCCTGCTGGCCGCCGGAAGCAACCGTCTGCTGGGCGAATACCTGCGCGACAGGCAGAGCCTGGCGGACCGCGCCGGTGAAGCGGCCACGGACGCCGTGCTGCGCTATCCGCAGGATTTCCAGAAGCAACTGCTGGACAAGGCAGCCGCTTTGACCCCGGCGGATGTGCAGGCCGTGGCCCGCAAGTACCTGGAACCGGCCAATGCCTATGAGGTGACCCTCTTGCCGTAG
- a CDS encoding DHH family phosphoesterase, producing MAEKKYRLVTRSDFDGLVCAVLLKEMDMLDGIKFVHPKDMQDGKVEITGGDITTNLPYNPNAHLVFDHHLSETLRLGGARPENYVIDPDAPSAARVVYEYFGGRERFVGIPQEMMRAVDQADSARYSREDILAPEGWTLLNYIMDPRTGLGRFRQFRISNYDLMMELIGYCRTNLIEDILQLPDVKERTDLYFEQQPKAVEQIKRCSSVHGKLVVLDLRDEEVIWCTNRFMIYALFPQCNISMHVLWGLKKQNTVFAVGKSILDRSSTVNIGQVMLAHGGGGHLAAGTCQVPNEKAQDALRELIATLSA from the coding sequence GTGCTGTTGAAAGAAATGGATATGCTGGACGGCATCAAGTTCGTCCATCCCAAGGATATGCAGGACGGCAAGGTGGAAATCACCGGCGGCGACATCACCACCAACCTGCCGTACAATCCCAACGCGCATCTGGTCTTCGACCATCACCTTTCCGAAACCCTGCGTCTGGGCGGCGCGCGGCCCGAGAACTACGTCATTGATCCCGACGCGCCCTCGGCGGCCCGCGTCGTTTATGAGTATTTCGGCGGGCGGGAGCGTTTTGTGGGCATCCCGCAGGAAATGATGCGCGCCGTGGATCAGGCCGATTCCGCCCGGTACTCCAGAGAGGATATCCTCGCGCCCGAAGGCTGGACCCTGCTCAATTACATCATGGATCCGCGTACCGGCCTGGGGCGCTTCCGCCAGTTCCGGATCAGCAACTACGACCTGATGATGGAACTTATCGGGTACTGCCGCACCAATCTCATTGAGGACATTCTGCAATTGCCCGATGTGAAGGAACGGACGGACCTCTATTTCGAGCAGCAGCCCAAGGCCGTGGAGCAGATCAAGCGCTGTTCCTCGGTGCACGGCAAGCTGGTGGTGCTGGACCTGCGCGATGAGGAGGTCATCTGGTGTACCAACCGCTTCATGATTTACGCGCTCTTTCCGCAGTGCAACATTTCCATGCACGTGCTCTGGGGCCTGAAAAAGCAAAATACGGTTTTTGCCGTGGGCAAGTCCATTCTGGACCGCTCCAGCACCGTGAACATTGGTCAGGTCATGCTGGCCCACGGCGGGGGCGGGCATCTGGCCGCCGGCACCTGTCAGGTGCCCAATGAAAAGGCCCAGGACGCGTTGCGCGAATTGATCGCCACGCTCAGCGCCTGA